The following proteins come from a genomic window of Helicobacter canadensis MIT 98-5491:
- a CDS encoding aminotransferase class V-fold PLP-dependent enzyme, whose protein sequence is MNYTKSLDEGVNHRIYLDNAATSFPKAPGVKEAVCAFMEDIGASPGRSAHTLSIQSGRILYQSRRLLADLLGLKDCKRVFFTHNTTMAINVVLQGFLRPNSVVVTTQMEHNALMRPLNALKERLNLEIRQIPCTPFCELDLEAARELLKGADLLACAHINNVSGIMIPIRELSALARSEGVAFLLDGAQSVGCVEMFDVMEQVDFLALSAHKGLLSPMGVGALLVNDSFEMQRLEPLVFGGTGSASEEEIQPLFLPDRFESGTPNMHGIAGMYAGIEWINAKGVAEIHAHELNLRNHLIEGLKNIKGVKLYGVSESLGKLGANATLSLSIEGKSVSEVGLRFDREFGICVRIGLHCNPATHKILGSFEQGGSVRVSAGVFNTHSEIESCLEALGKIAKS, encoded by the coding sequence ATGAATTACACAAAAAGCTTGGATGAGGGTGTGAATCATAGAATCTATTTAGACAATGCGGCTACAAGTTTTCCTAAGGCTCCAGGAGTCAAGGAAGCTGTATGTGCTTTTATGGAAGATATAGGGGCTAGTCCTGGGCGTAGTGCCCATACGCTTTCTATACAATCAGGAAGAATTTTATACCAATCACGGCGACTTTTAGCAGATTTATTAGGGTTAAAAGATTGCAAAAGAGTGTTTTTTACTCACAATACCACAATGGCAATTAATGTCGTCTTGCAAGGGTTTTTGCGCCCTAATAGTGTAGTGGTAACTACACAAATGGAGCATAATGCTTTAATGCGTCCTCTTAATGCTTTAAAAGAGCGTTTGAATCTTGAAATACGACAGATTCCATGCACACCATTTTGTGAGTTGGATTTAGAAGCAGCTAGAGAATTATTAAAAGGTGCTGATCTTTTAGCGTGTGCGCATATTAATAATGTCAGCGGTATAATGATACCCATTAGAGAACTTAGTGCATTAGCACGAAGTGAAGGTGTAGCATTTTTGCTTGATGGAGCACAGAGTGTTGGGTGTGTAGAAATGTTTGATGTGATGGAGCAGGTTGATTTTTTGGCTTTGAGTGCGCACAAAGGGCTTTTATCTCCTATGGGCGTAGGAGCATTACTTGTAAATGATAGCTTTGAAATGCAGCGGTTAGAACCACTTGTTTTTGGTGGTACCGGAAGTGCAAGTGAAGAGGAGATTCAGCCGCTATTTTTGCCCGATAGATTTGAGAGTGGCACGCCAAATATGCATGGGATTGCAGGAATGTATGCAGGGATAGAATGGATTAATGCTAAAGGTGTAGCAGAGATCCACGCACACGAGTTAAATTTGCGCAATCACCTTATAGAAGGGCTTAAAAATATAAAGGGTGTGAAACTTTATGGGGTTAGTGAGAGCTTAGGGAAGCTAGGGGCTAATGCAACACTTTCATTAAGTATTGAGGGTAAAAGTGTTTCAGAAGTGGGTTTGAGGTTTGATAGAGAATTTGGAATTTGTGTGCGTATTGGATTGCATTGTAATCCAGCGACACACAAAATACTAGGGAGTTTTGAGCAGGGTGGCAGTGTGAGAGTGAGTGCTGGGGTGTTTAATACACATAGCGAGATAGAATCTTGCCTTGAAGCTCTTGGTAAAATCGCTAAAAGTTAA
- the yedE gene encoding YedE family putative selenium transporter: MRLAIWPILAGIALGVIAPLLVSLGNPGNMGVCAACFTRDIAGGLNLHQASIVQYIRPEIIGLVIGALVASFVFGEFRPRAGSAPVVRFMLGVFAMIGALVFLGCPWRMWLRFSAGDFTAIAGIFGLVCGILIGIFFLKRGFSLGRSYATSKIVGFIFPLFVIGLFGLLIWGMLDAEAPVKFSQKGPGSQHAPLVISLIAGLFLGAIFQKSRFCMIAAVRDSVLLKDTHILQGVIALVVAAFLTNLALGYFNPGFSGQPIAHNDWVWNFLGMLLSGFAFSLAGGCPGRQLVLSGEGDSDAGVFVFGLLMGAAFAHNFGLASSANGIGVNAPVAVFVGIAFCLLVAIFAKERR; encoded by the coding sequence ATGCGATTAGCAATTTGGCCTATTTTGGCAGGTATAGCATTGGGTGTGATAGCCCCTCTTTTGGTTTCTTTAGGGAATCCGGGCAATATGGGTGTGTGTGCAGCGTGTTTTACGCGTGATATTGCAGGAGGATTAAATCTTCATCAAGCTTCAATTGTGCAGTATATTCGCCCTGAAATTATTGGACTTGTGATTGGTGCTCTTGTGGCATCTTTTGTATTTGGAGAGTTTCGTCCGCGTGCTGGGAGTGCGCCTGTGGTGCGTTTTATGCTTGGTGTTTTTGCTATGATTGGGGCATTAGTGTTTTTGGGCTGTCCTTGGAGAATGTGGCTTAGATTTAGTGCAGGGGATTTTACTGCCATAGCAGGTATTTTTGGTCTTGTGTGTGGGATATTAATAGGCATTTTTTTTCTTAAGCGGGGTTTTTCGCTTGGGCGATCTTATGCTACTAGTAAAATTGTAGGTTTTATTTTTCCTCTTTTTGTGATAGGGCTCTTTGGGTTATTAATTTGGGGTATGTTAGATGCAGAAGCTCCAGTGAAATTTTCCCAAAAAGGTCCTGGTTCACAACACGCACCACTTGTTATTTCGCTTATAGCCGGATTGTTTTTGGGTGCAATATTCCAAAAAAGCCGATTTTGTATGATTGCTGCAGTGCGTGATAGTGTGTTATTAAAAGACACGCATATCTTACAGGGTGTGATTGCACTTGTCGTGGCTGCGTTTTTAACTAATTTAGCATTGGGGTATTTTAATCCAGGATTTAGTGGGCAACCTATTGCTCATAATGATTGGGTGTGGAATTTCCTTGGAATGTTACTCTCTGGATTTGCTTTTAGTTTGGCAGGTGGTTGTCCAGGTAGGCAGCTTGTGCTAAGTGGTGAGGGCGATAGTGATGCAGGTGTGTTTGTGTTTGGATTGCTTATGGGAGCAGCATTTGCACATAATTTTGGTCTTGCAAGTTCGGCAAATGGAATTGGAGTAAATGCCCCTGTTGCGGTTTTTGTAGGAATTGCATTTTGTTTGCTTGTTGCGATTTTTGCAAAAGAGAGGAGATAA
- the fusA gene encoding elongation factor G: protein MARKTPLNRIRNIGIAAHIDAGKTTTSERILFYTGVSHKIGEVHDGAATMDWMEQEKERGITITSAATTCFWKDHQINLIDTPGHVDFTIEVERSMRVLDGAVAVFCSVGGVQPQSETVWRQANKYGVPRIVFVNKMDRIGANFYNVESQIATRLKARPVPLVIPIGAEDTFKGVVDLIQMKAIVWNDESMGAKYDIEEIPADLVEKANEYREKMVEFAAEQDEALMEKYLGGEELSVEEIKAAIKKGCLAMEIIPMLCGSSFKNKGVQTLLDAVIDYLPAPTEVADIRGVDAKDEEKEVSVKSTDDGEFAGLAFKIMTDPFVGQLTFVRVYRGSLESGSYVLNSTKGKKERVGRLLKMHSNKREDIKEVYAGEICAFVGLKETLTGDTLCSEKEPVILERMEFPDPVISIAVEPKTKADQEKMALALAKLAEEDPSFRVHTDEESGQTIISGMGELHLEIIVDRLKREFKVEAEVGQPQVAFRETIRQSVEQECKYAKQSGGRGQYGHVFIRLEPQEPGKGYEFVNNISGGVIPKEYIPAVDKGIQEAMQNGVLAGYPVVDFKVTLYDGSYHDVDSSEMAFKIAGSMAFKDACRKAGAVLLEPMMKVEVEVPEEYMGDVIGDLNRRRGQINSMDDRMGLKIVNAFVPLAEMFGYSTDLRSATQGRGTYTMEFDHYGEVPSNISKEIMEKRNG from the coding sequence ATGGCAAGAAAAACCCCATTAAATAGAATTAGAAACATTGGTATTGCAGCTCACATTGATGCAGGTAAAACAACAACTTCAGAGAGAATTTTGTTTTATACTGGAGTTAGCCACAAGATTGGTGAGGTGCATGATGGTGCTGCTACAATGGATTGGATGGAACAAGAGAAAGAAAGAGGTATTACAATTACTTCTGCTGCGACAACTTGTTTTTGGAAAGATCACCAAATTAACCTAATTGACACTCCCGGACATGTGGATTTTACTATTGAAGTAGAAAGATCAATGCGTGTATTAGATGGTGCTGTGGCAGTGTTTTGTTCAGTGGGTGGTGTGCAACCACAAAGTGAGACTGTATGGAGACAAGCCAACAAGTATGGTGTCCCAAGAATTGTTTTTGTTAATAAAATGGACAGAATTGGTGCAAACTTCTATAATGTAGAATCACAAATTGCAACAAGACTTAAAGCTCGTCCAGTTCCACTTGTGATTCCAATTGGTGCAGAAGATACTTTTAAAGGGGTCGTTGATCTTATCCAAATGAAAGCGATTGTGTGGAATGATGAATCAATGGGTGCGAAATATGATATTGAAGAAATTCCTGCAGATTTAGTAGAGAAAGCTAATGAATATCGTGAAAAAATGGTGGAATTTGCCGCTGAACAAGATGAAGCTTTGATGGAAAAATACCTTGGTGGTGAAGAGTTAAGCGTTGAAGAGATTAAAGCGGCGATTAAAAAAGGTTGTTTGGCAATGGAAATTATTCCTATGCTATGTGGTTCTAGTTTTAAAAACAAAGGGGTTCAAACCTTGCTAGATGCTGTAATTGATTATCTCCCAGCACCAACTGAAGTGGCAGATATTCGCGGTGTTGATGCAAAAGATGAAGAAAAAGAAGTGAGCGTAAAATCAACCGATGATGGTGAATTTGCAGGATTGGCATTTAAAATTATGACAGACCCATTTGTGGGACAACTAACTTTCGTTCGTGTTTATCGTGGAAGTTTAGAATCAGGAAGCTATGTGCTTAACTCTACAAAAGGTAAAAAAGAACGCGTAGGGCGATTGTTAAAAATGCACTCTAACAAGCGTGAAGATATCAAAGAAGTCTATGCAGGGGAAATTTGTGCCTTTGTTGGTTTGAAAGAAACTTTGACAGGGGATACACTTTGTTCTGAAAAAGAGCCTGTGATTCTAGAGAGAATGGAATTCCCAGATCCAGTTATTTCTATCGCAGTAGAGCCAAAAACAAAAGCAGATCAAGAAAAAATGGCTTTAGCCTTAGCAAAACTTGCAGAAGAAGATCCAAGTTTTAGAGTGCATACAGATGAAGAATCAGGGCAAACTATCATTTCGGGTATGGGAGAATTGCACTTAGAGATTATTGTTGATAGATTAAAGCGTGAATTTAAAGTTGAAGCAGAAGTAGGACAACCTCAAGTTGCATTCCGTGAAACAATCCGCCAAAGTGTTGAACAAGAATGCAAATACGCTAAACAATCTGGTGGTAGAGGACAATACGGACATGTCTTTATTCGTTTAGAACCACAAGAGCCAGGCAAAGGTTATGAATTTGTAAATAACATTTCAGGTGGTGTGATTCCTAAAGAATATATTCCTGCTGTTGATAAAGGTATTCAAGAAGCTATGCAAAATGGTGTTTTAGCAGGTTATCCAGTGGTGGATTTTAAAGTTACTCTTTATGATGGTAGTTACCATGATGTGGATTCTTCAGAAATGGCGTTTAAAATCGCAGGTTCTATGGCATTTAAAGATGCTTGTCGTAAGGCTGGAGCGGTTTTATTAGAGCCAATGATGAAAGTAGAAGTTGAAGTGCCTGAAGAATATATGGGTGATGTTATTGGTGACTTAAACCGCAGAAGAGGTCAAATTAACTCAATGGATGATAGAATGGGATTGAAAATCGTTAATGCTTTTGTTCCATTAGCAGAGATGTTTGGTTATTCTACAGATTTGCGTTCAGCTACTCAAGGGCGTGGAACTTATACAATGGAATTTGATCACTATGGTGAAGTGCCAAGTAATATTTCTAAAGAAATTATGGAAAAAAGAAATGGCTAA
- a CDS encoding cation diffusion facilitator family transporter — protein MTIQKKATLISSLVASLLICVKFIIGILSGSVAILASAIDSLLDLCISLFNLYAITKSEQPANSSFNYGKGKIESLAAVIEGSIISASGAFILYESFKKLLFGSELNYLTYSVWVMVFSIVVTTSLVLYLNFVAKKSNNLVIKADALHYKTDILSNMAVLIALVLVYFTGFNELDALFGIGIGIYIIYSAWTLLKSGVLILLDRALDANIIQSIEKILNEAPINSYHDLKTRQSGEIYFLEVHLVFNPEISLLEAHAIADSIENKIKALEGNWIVITHLDPNDDEGH, from the coding sequence ATGACTATTCAGAAAAAAGCAACTCTCATTTCTAGCCTTGTCGCCTCTCTTTTAATTTGTGTTAAATTTATTATAGGAATCTTAAGTGGTTCAGTGGCTATCTTGGCTTCTGCCATTGATTCTTTATTGGATTTATGCATTTCTCTTTTTAATCTCTATGCTATCACCAAATCCGAACAACCCGCTAATTCATCTTTTAACTATGGCAAAGGAAAGATTGAATCCCTAGCAGCAGTTATTGAGGGCAGCATTATTTCTGCTTCAGGGGCTTTTATCCTCTATGAATCCTTTAAAAAACTTCTCTTTGGTAGTGAGTTAAATTATCTCACTTATTCTGTATGGGTGATGGTATTTTCTATTGTAGTTACGACTTCACTTGTCCTTTATCTTAATTTTGTAGCCAAAAAAAGCAATAATCTTGTTATCAAGGCAGATGCCTTACACTATAAAACCGATATTTTAAGCAATATGGCTGTTCTTATTGCTTTAGTCTTGGTTTATTTTACAGGTTTTAATGAGCTTGATGCACTCTTTGGAATTGGGATTGGAATCTACATTATCTATTCAGCTTGGACTCTCTTAAAAAGCGGTGTTTTAATCCTCTTAGATAGAGCATTAGATGCTAACATTATCCAATCTATCGAAAAAATACTCAATGAAGCACCCATTAATAGTTATCACGATTTAAAGACAAGACAAAGTGGAGAGATTTATTTCCTTGAAGTGCATTTGGTTTTTAATCCCGAAATTTCTCTATTAGAAGCCCACGCCATTGCTGATTCCATAGAAAACAAAATCAAAGCCTTAGAGGGCAATTGGATTGTTATCACTCACTTAGATCCTAATGATGATGAAGGTCACTAA
- a CDS encoding DUF3343 domain-containing protein has translation MLRGYLIFFTTASAFESEMLLKTTKIHFKLVPTPREFSSDCGIAIYFEVESTAILQEKLDVSKIEYEIKLL, from the coding sequence ATGTTACGCGGTTATTTGATTTTTTTTACCACAGCAAGTGCATTTGAATCAGAAATGTTACTAAAAACTACAAAGATACATTTTAAACTTGTACCTACTCCAAGGGAATTTTCTAGTGATTGTGGGATTGCAATCTATTTTGAGGTAGAAAGCACTGCAATTTTACAAGAAAAGCTTGATGTTTCTAAGATAGAATATGAAATAAAGTTGCTATAA
- a CDS encoding sulfurtransferase TusA family protein, whose product MKELDVRGLSCPEPVLNLKPLCEQGEEFIKVLCSCGAASDNIQRMASHYGYEVKKISEDQGEIVYELHKKLG is encoded by the coding sequence ATGAAGGAGCTTGATGTTAGAGGGCTTAGTTGTCCAGAGCCTGTGCTAAACTTAAAGCCTTTGTGCGAACAAGGTGAAGAATTTATTAAGGTGCTTTGTAGCTGTGGTGCTGCGAGTGATAATATTCAGCGAATGGCAAGTCATTATGGTTATGAGGTGAAAAAAATCTCTGAAGATCAAGGTGAGATTGTCTATGAATTACACAAAAAGCTTGGATGA
- a CDS encoding ATP-binding protein codes for MQYLLDFLQTTPITKTKIYPFLRCSEEEALILHYFCREILKGNEEILCLDTINALFMPTNDETILKFLPLFKNLLDLGWLSQNLFLKNLNNEVLYLKLLNSPFSLSNNFLKLIQEGGIYPKLPKISAYSDHLDYLKDQFLVIDILSSLLPYKKDNLSSPFLAKGEQKIKALQDRIKQRLNLTKEKPSLEKLFEEYSLNAQEKIIFLALLKEEYSGRESQARELNTLINLVSLNDYERIKNRALLDDRSKLVQKGLVDYDEILSTFEGINRTFFIPDEILKKITHPNNEEKKQKISLQTLIDNQDIFEFIQPKTSLNNVVLNPRTKETLETLLKQMDSKVLQNLKNWGIKDKKRGIDAKIIFYGAAGTGKTMTALALAKSLKKSILSFDCSKILSMYVGESEKNVRKIFDTYKELCKESKESPILLLDEADQFLSMRSTSASGADKMHNQMQNIFLEQIEKFDGILIATTNLLETIDTAFSRRFNYKIEFKKPNLEERLLLWEKLLPKNAPYEKAFNLQSLAEFSLTGGQISLVIKNAAFLVAAQKSPLFTTQIFIEEIKRELNSNFDGQREMGFHT; via the coding sequence ATGCAATATTTACTTGATTTTTTACAAACAACTCCTATTACCAAAACAAAAATTTATCCTTTTTTGCGATGTAGTGAGGAAGAAGCACTTATCTTACATTATTTTTGCCGAGAAATTTTAAAAGGCAATGAAGAGATTCTCTGTCTTGATACCATTAATGCTCTTTTTATGCCAACAAACGATGAAACGATTTTAAAATTTCTCCCCTTGTTTAAAAATCTCCTTGATTTGGGCTGGTTAAGTCAGAATCTTTTTTTAAAAAATTTAAATAATGAAGTGCTTTATTTAAAGCTACTTAACTCTCCTTTTTCTTTAAGTAATAATTTTTTAAAACTCATTCAAGAAGGTGGGATCTATCCTAAACTCCCAAAAATCTCTGCCTATTCTGATCATTTAGATTATCTTAAAGATCAATTTTTAGTGATTGACATTCTCTCTAGTTTGCTTCCTTATAAAAAAGACAATCTTTCTTCACCCTTTCTTGCTAAAGGCGAACAAAAAATCAAAGCCTTGCAAGATAGAATCAAACAAAGATTAAATCTCACCAAAGAAAAGCCAAGTTTAGAAAAGCTTTTTGAAGAATATAGCCTTAATGCACAAGAAAAAATTATTTTTCTAGCGCTTTTAAAAGAAGAATATTCAGGTAGAGAATCACAAGCAAGGGAACTCAATACCCTCATTAATCTTGTGAGCTTAAATGATTATGAGAGAATTAAAAATCGTGCCTTATTAGATGACAGAAGCAAACTTGTCCAAAAAGGTTTGGTGGATTATGATGAAATTTTAAGCACTTTTGAAGGAATCAACCGCACTTTTTTTATCCCTGATGAGATTTTAAAAAAAATCACACACCCTAACAATGAAGAAAAAAAACAAAAAATTAGCCTCCAAACTTTAATTGATAATCAAGATATTTTTGAATTTATCCAACCAAAAACTTCCCTCAATAATGTCGTGCTAAACCCACGCACAAAAGAAACTTTAGAGACACTTTTAAAACAAATGGATTCAAAAGTTCTCCAAAATCTTAAAAATTGGGGCATCAAAGATAAAAAACGCGGCATTGATGCAAAAATTATCTTTTATGGAGCTGCTGGGACAGGCAAAACAATGACTGCATTAGCTCTAGCCAAATCCCTTAAAAAAAGCATTTTAAGCTTTGATTGCTCCAAGATTCTCTCTATGTATGTAGGCGAGAGTGAAAAAAATGTCCGAAAAATCTTTGATACTTACAAAGAGCTTTGTAAAGAAAGTAAAGAAAGCCCTATTTTACTCCTTGATGAAGCCGATCAATTCCTTAGTATGCGAAGCACAAGTGCAAGTGGTGCAGACAAAATGCACAACCAAATGCAAAATATTTTTTTAGAACAAATTGAAAAATTCGATGGAATCTTAATTGCTACAACCAATCTTTTAGAAACTATTGACACAGCATTTTCAAGACGCTTTAATTATAAAATTGAATTTAAAAAACCTAATTTAGAAGAAAGGCTTCTATTGTGGGAAAAACTCTTGCCCAAAAACGCCCCTTATGAAAAGGCATTTAACCTACAATCTCTCGCGGAATTTTCTCTTACTGGAGGACAAATTTCTCTTGTTATTAAAAACGCTGCTTTTTTAGTTGCCGCACAAAAATCCCCTCTTTTTACCACACAAATTTTCATTGAAGAGATCAAAAGAGAATTAAATTCAAACTTTGATGGACAACGCGAAATGGGATTCCACACTTAA
- a CDS encoding sodium-dependent transporter codes for MNRFSKIGFILATAGSAIGLGGIWKFPYMAGQNGGGAFVLMFIVTFLVFGLSVFIVEMILGRASERDCFSTFETLAPKGHKYLKYGGIMVFTGLVIFSFYAVVLGWLMHYMVLSLIGLPKTLEATQNFWGNFISNQVGYQLLWHFVIIALCAYVLNQGIKKGIEKLNLILMPLLLIIFIGLLVYAICQDSFWASFSFLFAPDFSKLTPKVIVDAIGQAFFALSLGVGVILTYSNSLPKKGNFIRSALIIALLNFVFCIVAGLVIFTFIFGYGATPDSGPGLVFISLPLIFANMGLSGQIIAFLFFIALIFAGITSAVSMLEPLNTYLIDRFSFSRTKANLTTIGITYFLGVILLFSNIAIYQEDLSFFGKNLFGWFDYISASYMLPLAGVFLCIFVGWILPKSQVYAMCEGNLTGKIFQIWYFIIRYIAPIGIIVSMITLAIEGLK; via the coding sequence ATGAATCGTTTTTCAAAAATCGGCTTTATTTTGGCAACCGCAGGAAGTGCCATTGGATTAGGTGGCATTTGGAAATTTCCTTATATGGCGGGGCAAAATGGTGGCGGTGCCTTTGTGCTAATGTTTATTGTAACATTTTTGGTATTTGGACTGAGTGTTTTTATTGTTGAAATGATCTTAGGTCGAGCAAGTGAGCGCGATTGTTTTAGCACCTTTGAAACTCTCGCACCCAAAGGACACAAATACCTTAAATACGGCGGAATAATGGTCTTTACAGGCTTAGTAATTTTCTCATTTTATGCAGTTGTATTAGGATGGCTTATGCATTATATGGTGCTAAGCCTTATAGGCTTACCCAAAACGCTTGAAGCCACGCAAAACTTTTGGGGAAATTTTATAAGTAATCAAGTGGGCTATCAACTTCTGTGGCATTTTGTTATTATCGCACTTTGTGCTTATGTCTTAAACCAAGGAATAAAAAAGGGTATTGAAAAACTCAATCTCATCCTTATGCCTTTATTGTTAATTATATTTATTGGGCTTTTAGTGTATGCAATATGCCAAGATTCTTTTTGGGCTTCTTTTAGCTTTTTGTTTGCTCCAGATTTTAGCAAACTCACCCCTAAAGTAATCGTTGATGCAATCGGACAAGCATTTTTTGCTCTCTCTTTAGGCGTTGGCGTGATTCTCACTTACTCTAACTCTCTACCTAAAAAAGGTAACTTTATCCGATCTGCTCTCATCATAGCTTTGCTTAATTTTGTTTTTTGCATTGTCGCAGGACTTGTAATCTTTACTTTTATCTTTGGCTATGGAGCAACGCCTGATAGCGGACCTGGATTGGTCTTTATCTCGCTACCACTTATTTTTGCTAATATGGGCTTAAGCGGACAAATTATTGCATTTCTCTTTTTTATTGCTTTAATTTTTGCAGGGATTACTTCAGCTGTCTCTATGCTTGAACCCCTTAATACCTATCTTATCGATCGCTTTTCGTTCTCACGCACTAAAGCAAATCTTACAACTATTGGCATCACCTATTTTCTAGGGGTAATACTGCTATTTAGCAATATCGCAATATATCAAGAGGATTTAAGCTTTTTTGGCAAAAATCTCTTTGGTTGGTTTGATTACATTAGTGCATCTTATATGCTACCTCTAGCAGGAGTATTTTTGTGTATTTTTGTAGGCTGGATACTTCCAAAATCACAAGTCTATGCAATGTGTGAGGGAAATCTCACAGGAAAGATTTTTCAAATATGGTATTTTATTATTAGATACATCGCACCAATTGGTATCATAGTCTCTATGATTACCCTAGCTATTGAAGGTTTAAAATAA